ggttataaattctagtattgtagttatgccaTACTATTATAATTATCTGATTTgctatctagggttttgatggaacctcttggaggatgaattcttgttatgttttaatataatttaacccttgaatttatctatttgttcaactacgtgcttatttcagttgattgaatggccatcgattgactgtgcctatttattatgtgttgcttgagaaaggatacatatttaggtggttgttgaataacgtcactcctaacgtatgtgagaaatcaatacaacgggtttaaaggtaggtctagaaataacaaagccttgacgtggtcataatgagcggttagataaagccaactagcgtagttcgagagaatatttcaagtaaattgttgtagttgctcgagagagaattacgacacctaaagtgctcgcgatcagtagagaatacataggcgaaattgtagggaacatagcgggaaggattccgacaattgaaaaaatcataactctagacctcctaaaATTAATCACCaactcttagtatctttagttgttaatttactgcTTTAGTTTGTTAGTCAATTAGttagatataagaatcttaatatttataacttaggaattgttcgagcttgtcttcttagtgatactGAACAGTTATAGcgaagccttagttctctgtgggattcgactacggacttttagaccggattatatttgcaacgaccgcttatccttttgaggactagagttgggcgtgatcctattttggcgccattgccggagaactaacggtgtagttgtaggtgtacatattgttaggtttcaagtttgaacttttatttttatttttttgtatttgaattttttttttgtgttacttgttgattttaaagacatggcatcttggaattatgagagttttgatgtttgtaattctacttttgatcctccttatgcatattgtggaggaaatCACCCATTGCAAAATTATCTAAATATTCCCGAgagtgagttatgtgcaccaactcaatcttatgtgtgcaATGTGTGTGATatatgtggtggtcaagatggtcactttcatggttgtgcgtATATTTCTTATCCTCCCCTAATCTCTTGctatgatggttctacttttttTGGTGAAGtaaataggaacaaagaacctagggaagctgacctgaaggagatcaaggatatgttaaagtgcctttTTGAACAAAATTATGAGAAACAACTGCATAtagaaaggcaagaggcaactatttgcaatttggaggctcaagtgagtcaagtGGTTGAAGCTTTTAATTCTCAGCAAGGCAATGTTATGGATAGTAGCCAAAATGAGCATGTATtagatgcaaaaattgaggtgcTAACGaaggaggtcagagtagaacaccaacaatcaatcgaactagattttgaggatgtcgatgttgtagaagagatactagagtcaactaagGACGTTgatgatacatatttagttgactctagtgtcattCGTGTTGAGGATGTAGACAGTCTcaatgttcatgtagttgagcgcattggtccacactccaagcattttttcacattgtgtttggatgatgatatagaaatagagtcatccgagccacttgaggagtcaaggaatgaggaacaaggtgcctacattctggaattcttcttcCCAGAAAGTCAGAATTACACACCTCATCTAAAGACCAAGAAGTTCAGAATACTATATTATTTCCTTGGGCCAGTTAGATTCGTTCCACCACCCCAGaagcataatcataagcttgaatcaaaacttggagttcaattcataagctagaggtggaggcaaaaagtagttcatgtcgtgccgcgacgttaaatcaagcgcttgttgggaggcaacccagctttactttattattattattattattattattattattattattattattattattattattattattatttattattattattattattattattattattattttttttagtagcatggaaagcaaagccaTTGGAATGATGCAACaggaaaccagatggttggaactaagtgtgaggaacccgcacgaaggaccaggcctgggggaagtctgagtaccccatgagatgctagtgcttcggcctttgtcctaccagggagtttcttttaccctcttgtatgTATGGGTGTGCGTTGGGGACaatgcataattttaagtgtggggtgaggagattgtctgggtgactttcaaTGCTCTTTTAGtcgtgttagtttaattgaataatttattttttacaaaaatagaaaagattggacttttctcgacgatggatctattagacaattttcttgagggatttaaggcgaaaggaaaaagacaaaaagattttcttttgttaggtagtgtagcaattcccccttggtttttctttgtgtcgcggttcttttccaagggttttgtttgaatcggGTTTAGTTAGTTTTAGTGTTTTTAGGAataggagccattgtgttgtgttttgaattgaagcaatatctcttgactttgttatgctttgagaatagtgagtactttggttgtgacgcttaggctatattttttactcttgtataagtaccttaaattgtatgattttaaatttgcttaactgctttgactagagtgtcttgatgaatccaatTCTGAGtaagttatgtgccatgtgtgtgtgaggcttGGGTGTTAttatgtgcattgcatttgatgcctagaacttacCCTATGTATTTGCAAAGAGAAATAGCAggtttgttcagtcttggaagtgatataagcgtttctttgttgagccatatatgtatattttacccgcttaattgttatgtatcgtagttaacccctttgatccTATAATCCTGtttatttggcaaccacattacaagccttacccatttgtttgaattaaccatctatttgaaccttctaacctctcatgagcacttgaattgtaatgaactgtgtaaaagttaaagtgtggggtggttggtttggctttagagtgaaaataatgaaataaggagaaatgtgcactgttttgaaaaagtaagagccacttgaattgaaaaagaaagaaaaggaaaaaatagttgtattgttgtgaaaaaaatattccttgataagtggtgactcttgatgtaattgtgcttaaagaagtatgtagtaatatacattgatgtgaaggtggagtttggtttgacataagtatggggtttgaatgttaaagtatacgtattaaagtgcttagggaggtgtagtcactattatatctaaatgtatcctacccgtctcgcagcctacattacaaccaaataaagtcctacttgatcctagactgaatgagctcgattagtagagtagtacactacagacaagcctatggtgcatcttttgtggcatatgaatgttatttctgagagcgagtgaattctttctatcttgaattcttaagtgttcttaaattttattgtgtggaactactctcttttgttgtgtgagggcacttgattcatgaaggaaaggtaatgtcagtgacctctatgttagagtaagtgggtgagttgtgaataatgcgtggtacttgtaagtcaaatcttgaggtgaagatgttacgcttttgtgcttagtctattttaagtaATCttagtgtgatgagttaggagaattgttttaaaaggtcgtgtctatataaagtgtagtttgattatgattactcgaggacgagcaatggtttaagtgtggggtgttgatgataggctataattgcgtattttagtcgcttattacactctaatttactgcactttaattgagtttgagctttaatcgctagtgttttacactaattgtgtgttttatgccttataggagtgattccgagatatgtagatgttatggaatgaactCAAGTAATTTGGAGCTTTTAAGTCTGATTAAAAACCCAAGAAATTAAtctgggatcgtgttcggggatcaacggatgacaGTTTAGAatgaacgaagaatcgagtaggtatattacgcactgtctagtaaaatgtaCATAACATTTTTCTCAGACTctatttgggctccacaatatatggttggaaagctagttcaaagggctacaaatttcatgttttacgttttcccAAATTCCAAACAGAACAAGGTGAACAGTGAGCGGCCGAGCACTGGCCGCGCATGTGAGGCAAAAACTGGACAAAGTGCGCAGTCGATGCGCGGTTGATGCGTAGCCGTGCACGTTCTATCCGGGAAAAATGTCCTTTTTTgcataggagaaggtataattgtttgggcccgaccctacttggtatatatacatggaaaaatggtattttgaggacttttgacacacTTTGGAcataaggaggcagagacacaatagctaatttgttatctaggattttgatggaacctcttggaggatgaattcttgttatgttttaatataatcTAACCCTTGAATttatctatttgttcaactacgtgcttattttagttgattgaatggccatcgattgactgtgcctatttattatgtgttgcttgagaaatgatatatatttaggtggttgttgaacaacgtcactcctaacgtatgtgagaaatcaatataACGGGTTTAAAGGTAGGTCTAGAAATAAtaaagccttgacgtggtcataatgagcggttagataaagccaactagcgtagttcgagagaatatttCAAGTAAATTGTtatagttgctcgagagagaattacgacacctaaagTGCTCGCGATCAGTAGAGAATATATAGGCGaaattgtagggaacatagcgggaaggattccaacaattgggaaaatcataactctagacctcctaaaTTTAATCaccaacccttagtatctttagttgttaatttactgcTTTAGTTTGTTAGTCAATTAGTTAcatataagaatcttaatatttataacttaggaattgttcgagtTTATCTTCTTAGTGATACTAAACAGTTATAGtgaagccttagttctctgtgggattcgactccggacttttagaccggattatatttgcagcgaccgcttatactttttaggactagagttgggcgtgatcacccatatgtcaaaatgtataagaagtcataaatgacatgatgctatacatcatgaggaaaaatgcatctatatgcttgtatgtcaagtgtgcatgccaaATGCAATGCAAATCACTGATAaagatcatatgcatactctcagagtatcaattcacccagtcctcccagtcactcagtcctcccaatcactcagtcctcacagtcactcaatcctcactcagcactcggcactcgcactcagtaggtacctgcgctcactgggggtgtgtacagacttcggaggggctcctacagcccaagcgctataatctgcacggacaactcacgtgctgcacgggaAATTCACGTGCtctagtatcaatatctggatccgcacggacaactcactgcTATAGTATCAacatctggatccgcacggacacctcatgtgctataataagccaatcttgcctgctgcggcgtgcaacccgaacaATCAGGCcaccggcctcactcagtcatcaatctctccagtctctcgggctcacaatgtcatgaaactagcccaaaatgatgatatgatgaatcaataaatagcaacagagactgagagatgatatgaaattaATGAACATAACTGAGTATaaagttacaatttaaacaaataaatcgaTAGCAGAAATGActtcagtgggtcccaataatgcCAACATTGGCCTAAGCATTATTTCTAAATGAGTCAtaactcgataactctagtacgtagagatttcatgattacaggTAAGTTCAGGTAAGTACATAGTACCATAGGAATAACAGAGTCACGGTTCGAACggtacacgcccgtcacctagcatgtgcgtcacctcaacactaaacacataacacatataattaaggttcataccctcagctccaagattagaagagttacttacctcaaacaagacgAATACAATGTCGAGAAAGCTaaaaatgctccagaaattccgtTATGCGCTTAACAActcctgaacggctcgaatctagtcacaattaatttgattcaatccacataattataagaattaattccatatcaaaataccaaTACTTTCCCACAACATCCGAAATTACACTTCAAAAATTGCTTGTGGGgccccacatctcaaaatccgacgaaactcacaaaatccgacaatccatccaattataagttcaaccatactaatttcactcaaatccgactctgaaacggtgttcaaatctcgaaaatttattttatgaaattttagaaagTTCCTCCGatgtttcttgaaaaataaataatctaacgccgaaaacgaagattaattcatggaatatactCATAAGggagtcaaaaacacttaccccaagttgtgcgGAAATatttctctccaaaatcgcccaaaccgtattccaaaattcaaaaatgcgtGAAATATCatgaaccctcgaacttaaagggttctgtCGAGCGACTTCCGTATGTGCGGTGTAATAGTCGCATGTGCGACATCCGTTTCTGCGGAcgaacctcgcacctgcgaaggtcGCTTCTGCGGTGCATAAACTGTATTTGTGGTCGCGCTTCTGCGCGCGTTGGGACGCTTTTGTgcccttcgcttctgcgactgCCTTGTCGCACCTACGAGCCCAAATCcacaggtgcgatcacactatAACCAGAAATCTTCAGTATTGCAACATGAAGtgaaaatgatccgaacctcaTCCAAAAATTACCCGAGCCACTCGGAACCCCCATCCAAATATACtgacaagtcccataacataacataacacagacctactcgaggtctcaaattacatcaaacaacatcaaaatcacaaatcatactccaattcaagcctaataaattttaaaattttcaaattctacaaacgacgtcgaaacctatcaaatcaagtccgatttacctcaaattttgcacaaaaatcataaatgacataacagacctatttcaatttccagaatcggattttgaccccgataacaaaaagtcaactcctcggtcaaacttccaaaaattcaacctttgccatttcaagcctaattccactacggacctccaaataatttttcggacacgctcctatgtccaaaattaccatacggagctattggaataatcaaaattcaaatccgaggtcgtttgccCATAAATCAACATCtagttaacttttccaacttaagtttttaattatgagactaagtatttcatttcactccgaaatccttccggacccgaactaactaatccggtaatttataaaataattgtaaagcataacttaagcagtaaataggggaacgggactgaaatactcaaaataaccggctgggtcattacaaaaTATTTTCTTGGCGATTCTCGTCCCTGCTGCCCGATGATTCTCTTACATCCACCGGTGAAGTAGGTTCACTCTCTTCATCATGACTAGgctgaaataataaaaaatattttcagatGAAAAATCTTATCATTATACCATGTTTAAAATTCGAATGCTTCCTTAAAGCGATGATTATCTAGCTTGACCAAGATGAGGACTATATCCTCGTTACAATCATTTGCCTAATAATAATGCTTATGGCATTCTGTTAGACAAGAAGTAATTGTATCATACAGAGACATAATTTCTATACATGGAAGATTCTCAAGTTAGATTATACATATAAATGGCATGCTTCCTAAGTGACTTATACCAATATCTCCCTACTGCCATATGAAGGCATATTTCAGATGTCTCCAATGAACCATGCACTCTTGGAATCAATTTCTCAAGCATGTACAATATTCTAAATCACGGTATGCAACTTAGCATCGTCAAGAATCAAATGTACACTAATGAATTTTACCATTATCTATGATGCATCCTTATTCCTTTTCCTTGCAATAATCCaaccaaaccaaattaaaagaTAACAAGAAGACATATGCACAAAACAAAAAACTTCGAATGTTCTTCTTACTTGTGGTTGAGGAGAAAACAGACCAGCAAATTGCTCAAAAACTCTTTCTTCCTTTGATATCATGTAAGCTTTCAATGCAGTTAAGGTGTCTGCTAATTAGGACTTTAAATgagtgacctcttgttgcaaatAGGTGAAAGTTGTAGATGATGCGCCGAAACCAGATGAAGAATGGTTCAGCTCATTAAGTCGTTGCTTGATATTCTTGAATGTATTTGAAGGAGCTGCTCCCATACACATACATCGTAACCTCCCAGAATGCTCTGCCCCTAACACATTGCCAATAATATCATCTGGGGAAATTTCAGATTCATTGGTATTGCCTTGAGTCAATTCAATTTGTTCCTACGAGTAGACAAATTATCAATTAGTATGTACAAAAAGTAAGATTGAGATGCAAAATgttaaaaatataatttcaaataatgtcaGAGAAACATACCAAAGCTGAACTTACCACTATAGTCCTTGCCTCGTCATTTACAAATGATCCATCCCTTCTCTTATGAGTTTCGATAAATATCTTTCTCCGAGTAGGATTTTCTCCAGTTTTCAAAAACTaagaaagagataaattaaaTAGATTGTAATAAAGTATTTAAATTAGAGAACAAGTAAAAACTATTAAGTTAATATGAATACCAACTCATGTCGTCGTCTCGAGTTAGCTTTGGAACCGCCAGTGTGAGGTATTGTTTGTTTGCGTCGAATTTCTTTATTACTTCTACAACTTTCCTATCAACAAAATAATAACAACTTAAAAAGTTAGTCTAATATTTaatcataacaacatcaaaatctatttAGATAATCAGAATCTTACAATTGTTGATGATTTTAGATGATAAGCAGCAAAACTAGCCCACTGATCTCCATTTATATCCGGTAACACATTGCTTAAAAGTTCAGTTCTGCTTTTGGCTGGGTCATAAAATTCATCCCACAATATATGTCTATGTGTAGCCCACTTCTTATTCAAACTAACATTGCAATATCTGTATGCAAtgggattagtagtcctaaaacAATTGAGGCttcaaatgaaaaagaaaaacaaagttaGTTTTCTGTTCATGCATAAAAATCTAGTTACAATAAATAGACATATGTGTAATACCTTTAGCATAGTTTCAAAGCAGTATTCCTTGTATTTTTTAGGAATACCTGACGGTCCTGACCACCTGTCAAAATTAATTGGGAAGAAATTGCCATCAATAGCCAGCAATCCACAATATCCGGCAAGCAACCCTTGTGCTTCCCCATATGATGCATCGTAGTTTATCAAAGTCCACAATGATGCAATCTCCGATAGGTAGGTTGTTGATTTCATTGACTTTGATCTTAATGTGCTTGGTAGTGTTGTTTGAGTCTTTAATAAAAAGACAAGTTAGTCAACCAAaaggaaaaatatcaaaaataaacaTACATATAAGGCATATACCTATTGCCTCTACTTTTCAATATTGTGTAGATTTACGTCCAGGATGGCGTATGGACATTGCACTTGGATTAGAAGGCTGAGTTGGAGCTTGTTCTTGTTGTGGGACTTCATCAGCTACTGAGGAACTTGCAGGAGCATGTGGGGGAGCTTGTAACAATGTTGAGGGCTCGCAAGTGACGAGGCTGgagttgttgatgatgaagaacGTCCAGGAGCATCATATGGTCCATGAACTGATTTCAATGGATTCCGGAAACGTTTAACCTTTGGCATGCTGCTtattcataagaaaaataaaaaaaaatggtgaATCATATATGATCTAGTGTACTAAAATGAAGCGAACATGGAACTATGGCAGAACATTAATTACCGAAAATTttcacaaaattatcattttcactattttatttaaaCAAAGGAATGGACAAAAAACGGAGTAGGAAAATAAAAGGATGGCATCCACATGCCAAAACAGGTAAGCATCATCACGTTAATCTTCCCAAAAATAACGCTTCTAATCCCCGCTTCTTtacttcctttacttatctttaaTGACGACTTACCGAAAACTACTAAACTAAATCACCTTTGTCTTACCACTAATGACAACCTTAATGAACTACCTTCTGCTCCTCAAAATTTTCTAAACCCTAACTCAGCAAACTCCTCTACACTAAGCCAACCTATTAGTAATACTAGCCCAATAGAACCTCTAGCCCAAAACTCATCTATTCTCCCAACCCAAACCACTCCAGCTCCCACCTATACTGACCAAAACCAAACACGCTCAAGCCCACCACTGTTCCCACCGTCTACTTCCCACAATCCTCTATTCCAAACTGTTCCTCCTTCAACTTAAATTCTGCAACGTCACCCTAATATCATCCCCACCCCCAACAACTCTCAATTATCCCCATTTATTTACTGCCCCGGGTCAAAATATCCCTCCCAAATCCCCACAACCTAACTTACCTTGCCCCACAACAACCCACGTAAACCCCACACATGATGACTCACCCGACCACCCCTCCATAATTCCCTCTCACACCAATTCTTCAGTCTAATTACCCCTACTACATTAAACAATATTGTCAATCTTACTACACCACCCTTACAAGATTTAAATTCCTATGCAACGTTAACAAAGCCATCATCCCCTTCAAATACCTCCCACTGTCACGACTCCTCCTATACTACACCAACACTTCCCATATACTCAATACCTCCAGAGCACTATAGATCCACCCCAACAACCATATCCACCTCCTCCCTACCCGACACTATACGTAGCTCAGGACACTTCGGACCTTCCTCCCCAGTCATGGTTGGAATAGGGTCTCACGGGTCAAGCACTACTATTCCGCCTCACAGTCAACAACCAAGAGATCATAGTAGCACTACAAAACTCTTCATATCTAGTATAAGTAGTGTCAGAAGGCATGCGGCTAGGCATGGATGCTTTTGGTCAGTCCCATTGGTCGATGAATGCTCCATATCCATACACCTTACTTCCTATCCTGGAAATCCCTTTctaccccccaccccca
The sequence above is drawn from the Nicotiana tabacum cultivar K326 chromosome 13, ASM71507v2, whole genome shotgun sequence genome and encodes:
- the LOC142168305 gene encoding uncharacterized protein LOC142168305: MKSTTYLSEIASLWTLINYDASYGEAQGLLAGYCGLLAIDGNFFPINFDRTTNPIAYRYCNVSLNKKWATHRHILWDEFYDPAKSRTELLSNVLPDINGDQWASFAAYHLKSSTIESCRSNKEIRRKQTIPHTGGSKANSRRRHELFLKTGENPTRRKIFIETHKRRDGSFVNDEARTIVVSSALEQIELTQGNTNESEISPDDIIGNVLGAEHSGRLRYTLTALKAYMISKEERVFEQFAGLFSPQPQPSHDEESEPTSPVDVRESSGSRDENRQENIL